From Aegilops tauschii subsp. strangulata cultivar AL8/78 chromosome 5, Aet v6.0, whole genome shotgun sequence:
gaggggagagtgtgtccacgtaccctcgtagaccgaaagcgcaagcgtttagtaacgcggatGATGTAgccgaacgtcttcacgatccaacagatccaagtaccgaacgtacgacaccttcgtGTTCAACACacattcagcacgatgacgtccctcgagctcttgatccaattgaggacgagggagagtttcgtcggcacgacagcgtggcgacggtgatgacaagttaccagcgcagggcttcgcctaagcactacgacgatattaccgaggtgttaaacagtggaggggggcaccgcacacggctaagagattgtctgttgtactttggggtgccccctggccatgtatataaaggagggagggagagaggctggcggccaggaggggcgcgccaaggggggagtcctacttggactcctggtccaagtaggattcggcccccccttttcctttcttccacgggagggaaaggaaggaggggagaaggagaaggaaggagggggccgTGTCCagttcggtttgggcaggggggaggcgcgcgccacctcgtggcccttcttccctctctccactaaagcccactaaggcccattaacttccccgggggttccggtaacccctcggtactccggaaaaatgcccggatcactcggaaccattccgatgtctgaatatgaccttccaatatatgaatctttacctctcgaccgtTCGAGACTCcctgtcatgtccgtgatctcatccgggactccgaacaaacttcggtcattaaatcacataactcataatacaaatcgtcattgaacgttaagcgtgcggaccctacgggttcgagaactatgtagacatgaccgagacacatctccggttaataaccaatagcggaacctagatgctcatattggctcctacatattctacgaagatctttatcggttaaaccgcataacaacatacgttgttccctttgtcatcggtatgttacttgcccgagattcgatcgtcggtatcatcatacctagttcaatctcgttaccggcatgtctctttactcattccgtaatgcatcatcccgtaactaactcattagtcacattgcttgcaaggcttatagtgatgtgcattaccgagagggcccagagatacctctccgatacacggagtgacaaatcctaatcttgatctatgccaacccaacaaacaccttcggaaacacctgtagagcatctttataatcacccagttacgttgtgacgtttgatagcacacaaggtgttcctccggtattcgggagttgcataatctcatagtcagaggaacatgcataagtcatgaagaaagcaatagcaataaaactaaacgatcattatgctaagctaacagatgggtcttgtccatcacatcattctctaatgatgtgatcacattcatcaaatgacaacacatgtctatggttaggaaacttaaccatctttgattaacgagctagtctagtagaggcatactagagacactctgttttgtctatgtattcacacatgtactaagtttccggttaatacaattctagcgtgaataataaacatttatcttgatataaggaaatataaataacaactttattattgcctcgagggcatatttccttcaccgacTCCACCCCATATGTCCCAGCAGCAAGGCCAAAAGCGGAAGAGAGCACCAAAGAAGAAAGCCAATGACGAGCCTCCTACCAAAAAGAAGTTAGCTTACGATATGACTGATGAGGAAACTAGAGCGTTCGTGGCTTCCGAAGTGAAGTCCCATTTTGCACCGAAATCGCCCCCGCCCCCAAAGGAGATAATACCTACGAAAACCGTAGAGCACTTTGTGGAACTTCTAGAGCGAGCCCCGCCACATGTGCAGAATAGGCCATCAGACTATGAGCGCTCTATTAGGAAGTCATCTCATGAACAAATGCAGGAGTCGAGACGTGCAAGTAGTAATAAAAGTGGGAAACAGTTCCCCAGCTCAGAGAACATGCAATGTaatcgacccccccccctcaAGGTGATTACCGATAAGGTAACCGACGCTGCTAAAAACTTTGGTATCAGTGTTGATCAACTCGTAGGCACCGAGGAAGTCCCCATGGCTGAATTAGCATGGAAATATGTCCCCGGGAACCCTCTGGTCAGACCTGAGCAGGTCCCGCAGCTATCAACAGAAATGTGAAAATTGCATGACTGGTACATGAAAGAAGTAAAGAACGGGCGATAGATGCTCATGGTGAAAGTCAAGGAAGAGCATTACTTATATGAAAATGAGATGATGATTGAGTTTCCAAAAAAATTAGTTATACAATCaggatgcactcgacaaatctatggccagttgctattgtctgtaagtgatttctttctgtaatttaagtctctaGCTCAGCTCGTCCATtgcctgtaattatcctcactatattcttttgCACGTTATTATGCAGAATGAAGATTTTCGAATGCAAAAGAGATGGAATCTATGACATTGGGTTCGTTGACCTGTATATCATTAATGAAATTATGATACAAAACCACGCCAAAGACTCAGAGGATAACTTGCTAAGGTTTATGAAGGAACTAAATAGTTGAACAGAAATACtatttccttacaacttcaagtgagtgttattgtcttgtactacaaattctatTTTGCTTACTCGATGTTAAGTGtagttgatgagttatgcatgcctgcttatataaacgTGTGCGCGGGTTCCACTGGATCCTGCTAATCATTAGAGTTGACGCTGGAACTGTTGAAACCCTGGACTCACTAGGTAAAGACACTCGAGAATACACCAGCATGGTTTTGATGCTtgacaggtaatttcaatcattatcgcAATATATCGgcctctttcgttcatttcctgatatcaagtaattaataactcctttattcattttctttgtcGGGCAGGGTTTGGAAACGGTTCATCAAAGAGGTTGCCAGTGAATGGAAACCGAAGCTGAAACGGCGATAGACCAaggtaattaagtagtactagctaggtCCGCGCATCTCTTTAATTCTAATTTCAATACCATTATTATTGTTGATTATTATCTGATTGAATTCTATTCTCGCAAAGTGCATGAGGCAGCAACAGGGGACTAAtttatgtgcatactacgtttgcgagaacattcgcatgacgACCAAATGGCGCAGAGATAAGACAACTTTGGGTATGTAaacactattcacaatttttTATGATGATCTAATATATACACACAACTAATATAttcatattgatctccttctttaAAGATGGAAGAGATGTGGGAGAAGCTCCTACCAGAGAACCGCATACGAGTAATTTAAGAGAAAATTGCGGGATTTCTGCTTACGAAGGTCATATCTGAAAGGGGAGAATACCATTGCACCTAATGCCTGCATGTAATGATCTGCAAattgtaggagaaattgtatataccaaattatgtgtgtgtgtgtctatatatatgtgtgtgtgtgtgtgtgtgtgtgtgtgtgtgtgtgtgtgtgtgtgtgtgtatatatatatatatatatggtcgTATGAGAAATCATATGATATATGCATGGTCGTACAAGAAATTATattatatatgcataacgtgtagaGTATGTAGTAGTGTAAAATATATTTGAAATAAAAAAGAATtgaatggaaaacacaaaataaaaaggaaaaataaaccaTTAACCCCACACTAAAGGTCCTTCAGCCCCCGGCACTAGCTCGCAGCTACGTGGAGGGGCCTTAGTCCCGGTTcaccaaccggcactaaaggtcCTCCAGCCTCCGGCGCGTGCTCGCAGCCACGTGGAGGGACTTTAGTCCCGGGTTGTGGCCAACTAGGACTAAAGGGTGGGGACATTTAGTCTCATTTTCGTTGTCCCGGTTGGTGACCCGGGATTAAAGACCGTTCCCAACCGGAACTAAATCCCCGTTCGAATGATTTTGTTACATCTGATTACAAATGTTCACTGGATGATTGAATTTGTCTtgacaaaaaaaagagagagagagatcggaCTGACTGGTCTCTTGTTTTGTCAGATCAGATGATTTCGCAATATCTGATTTGTAAATATTCACTACTAGACGACTGAACTTGTCTTTAGATAGAACTACTACTAAAGTACTTATGATTCTGTGTGTTGCCATGCTGTATAGAATTATAAGAACGATTGGTCCTGGCTGAAAATGAAATAGTTGGTCTTGCAACCTGATCCGACTAGATGATTCTGTGTTGCCATGCCGACACGTGTCCCATGAAAAAAATACTAGTAAGCATTGCAAAGGTGCAACAACGTATGAGAGTTTCCTCGATACTAGTGTCTTTTTTTCGGAGAACAACTAGTGCCACGTAAAATCTGAAGAATGTTTGATCACATCTAAGATTTCTGTTTAAAGAGATCCCAAGAAGAAACAGAAGCACACCCGCAAAAGAAAAAaacacccgcaaaaaaaaaaaacagaagcTCTTGGTAACTTGCTAGGCTGGAACTGCTAGCTAGTCCAGTTTTGTTTCGCCATAGATTGATCATGTGTGTTTTACGAGTTCACATACTGCTGATACGTACTCTAAAGTAGAATGCGCCTTCATACGAATATGTATACGTCGCATATCCATCGATCTCATTTACTAGTATAGTTTTTTTTAGAATTCATTCACTAGTTGCCTGTTTATCTTACAGATAACCCTTTCGGTAATTAAGCGATTATAATTGCTCACCAAATAATCTCACACCGACGCCCTCTATATATTTACCTCGCCTCATGCAACTTTGCAGTGAGCACACAAACACAGCAAACTTCCTTGCATTTTGCAAGCACTACCACATAGTCATGGCCGCCGTGCACGAGAGCTCCGCGGCTCTCCTTGTGCTCTTTTTGTCGCTAATCCTCTCCTCCACGACGTCTTCGGCGCGCCACATGCCTGGCGACCCATTGCCAGTCATGCCTTCTCCACCGCCCCGCGTCCACATGCCTAGTGACCCAACGCCGGTCATCTCCTTCCCACCGCCTCGTGACCACATGCCTGGCGACCCACCATCGGTCATCCCCTCCCCACCGTCCCACAACTCCGTCGACATCATGCGTGGCGATGTCATCCCTTCCCCTCCGTCTTACATGCCTGACGACCTAGTACCAGGTGTCCCTCTCCCGCTACCAAACCTTTCTCTACCCCCGCTTCCAAACCTACCTCTACCCCCGTTACCTAATCTTCCTCTACCTCCGCTTCCAAACCTTCCCTTGCCCCCGCTGCCAAACCTCCCTCTCCCCCCGCTGCCAaacctccctcttcccccactgCCAAACCTTCCTCTGCCCCCGCTCTCGATCATCTCCTCCCCGCCGCCCAACACCCCTCCTCTCCCGACCATCCCCTCCTCATTGTCGACCATCTCTTCCCAGCCTTCCCACATCCCGTTTTCATCATTGGAGGAGGCGAGGGAAGGCCCCATGGCAGTGCCGAGGCCAGTTCCTTCTGGGCCGGACCCCATACATCATCCCCGACCGCCTTCATCGATGGATGAGGCGATGGAAGGCCCCATGGCAGTGCCGAGGCCAGTTCCTTCTGGGCCGGACCCCATACATCATCCCCGACCGCCTTCATCGATGGACGAGGCGATGGAAGGCCCCATGGCAGTGCCGAGGCCAGTTCCTTCTGGGCTGGACCCCATACATCATCCCCGACCGCCTTCATCGACGGACGAGGCGATGGAAGGCCTCATAGTGGCACCCATGTCGGTTCCTTCCGGACTAGACGCCATACATCATGAAACTCCCGCCCTGGCGCCGCATCCCCACCATCATCATCGGCGTCATGTCCTGCCACTGGCTCCATCTCAGGCATGATGGTTGCCCCACTGGCGACACCTACACCTTTTACATTTAGTTACACCGGAATCACTAGCGGAATAAGGGATGGATTACTACACCTAGTTAAACATGTGGCATGTAACATGGATTGTTAGTTATCTGTGATGCATTGCATTGAATTCCATTATATTCCGGTATGGCTGGACAATAAAGTGATAACTTAACATGCAAGGTGCGTTTACTATACCCCTCACTATCCTAGAGTACAACACCATTCTAGCCGTCAGTTTGATCTGATGTGTGGGACGGGAGGAGGATTGCTATGATATAAATATGCAACCCAAAGGTAAAAAAAAAGTACTACTAACACGGACCTTAGGGTTGTACGCCTTACATCGCACCGTCCCACCGCACTGCCTCACTCTATATGGTACACCGGCGGAGCTTCAGCAAGGCTGAAAGGGCCATGGCCCGCCCTTGGCTGGGGCAAAAAAATGTTTTATATGAAGTCTAGCCCATAGTAATATTGGTTTTTTACTTTGTTACCACTCTTTACACTATCCGGCCCGCCCAATATTCTCTTGGTAGCTCCGCCACTGATATGGTAGACGGAAACATGTTGTATGAAATGTTCAATTTCGAATAGCTGGCTAGTGGTATGCATGTGTGTAACTTGTTCGTCCGGTCTTGCATAAAATGGAGTGAGCTGCTATCAGTACTGAGTTGGTTGTGTTGCCAACACACTGGTGCAAAAATAGCTGAGTATTACAAACGACCAACGACGTGGGAGAGTATTGTTTATCCCGGAGAACATCCAGAGGTAAAATCTGAAGAACGTTTGATTACATCTTGGATGTAAAGCTAGCTAGTTTAATTAACTCGTTTGCTTTTGCTAGCGATAATTGCCTGAGGTGGGAGTTCATATCCAGATACCAGTGTCTTTTCTTCTTCAGCAAGCGTCGGTAGTGAAGACACCGTGCCTTCGTTTGCGGATACTATATGCATGTTAAAGTGGAACGCGTCTTGGTAGCAATACATATTTTACGTCTCTTTGCCCGTTAATGCTGGGTAAAGTGAAGGCGTTTCTCTTGCTGACCGCCGAGAATGCCGGATATCCATCCATCCCATTTACTAGTTGCATGTTTATCTTACTAGAGATAAGCATCTCATTAATTGGTCGCCAATTAATCTCAAATGAGGCCCTCTATATATTTCGCCTACTCCCTAAGAGTGAGCACACAACGCAGCAACAGGTTGCAAGAAGTAGCCAAGATACATAGCCATGGCTGCCATGCACGAGAGCACTCCGGCGCTCCTTGTGCTCTTCCTGTCGCTGATGCTCCTTTCCACGCCCTCTTCCGCGCGCCACATGACTCGTGATCCAGCACCGGTTATCCTGCCCCCGCCGGACATGCCCGGCGACCCATTACCGGTTATTCCATCCCCGCCGCCCCACATGGCTCCTCCAACAAAGGAGGGAGGGTGGGAAGGCATTATGATGGCACTGAGGCCCGTTCCTTCTGGACCAGACCCTATACACCATTGTCCTCCCGCCCCGGCTCCCTGCAGGCCTCCTCCATCAACGGAGGAGGCGAGGAAAGGTGCCATGGTGGCACCGAGGCCTGTTCCTTCCGGGCCAAATCCTATACACCATCGTCCTCCCCACAGGCCTCCTCCATCAATGGAGGAGATGAGGGAAGGTGTCATGGTGGCACCGATGCCTATTCCTTCCGGGCCAGACCCTATACACCATTGTCCTCCCGCCTCGGCTCCCTGCATGCCTCCTCTATCAACGGATGAGGCGAGGAAAGGTGTCATGGTGGCACCGAAGCCTGTTCCTTCCGGGCCAGACCCTATACACCATCGTCCTCCCACCCCGGCTCCCCACAAGCCCCCTCCATCAACGGAGGAGGCGAGGGAAGGTGTGATGGTGGCACCGAGGCCGGTTCCTTCTGGTCCGAACCCTATACATCACTTTCCCGCCCCGGCGCCACAACCCCACCATCATTACCGATGTCATGCCCCACCGCCTGCATCAACAGAGGAGGCGAGGGAAGGCGATGTCATGGCGCCGAGGCCGGTTCCTTCTGGATCGAACTTCATACATAATCAACCCACTCTAGCGCTGCAACCCAACCATCATCGCCGACGCAAGGCCCCACCGCCGGCATCGATGGAGGAGGCCAGGGAAGGCGACAACATGTCACCATGGAGGCCACTTCCTGTTTCCGGACCGAACCCAAACCACAACCACCACGCAAAGGCACCGGCTCCTCCTCATGAGTAACGATTGCCCTCGTGGTGACACATGCGCCTTTTACATTTAGTTACACCAGAAGCACTAGCAAATAAGAGATAAATTAGTGCACCGATTGAATAATGGGCATGTAACCTGGATTGTTATCTTTGATCATTCTATCGGCACTCCATTTCGCCATGTCTGAATATTATCGAGTGATAACATGCAAGATGATTTTACTATAACTCTCTCCATtttatatattttatttttttagtCCCCTTcgttttgttttttattttattttttgagcAAAACTCCGTTTTATTTTTGTGAGGATTGTACTATAATAATAGTAACAACGTTTTGGGCGTCATGAACGGCCCATTCTCGAGTTGCCCATATCCATATACTGGGCCCGTCCCTCCCAGCCCGGCCCAGCGGAACCCAATCGGCAGCAGAAATCCAAACGTTATCCGCTTCAAAGCCGAGCGGCGTCGGCACCCCTCTCCAGCCAAACCCACACCCCTCCTCCGCTCCGCTCGCTCGCTCTCCTTCCCCTCCCCCAATGGCGGCCTTCGCCTCCACCTCCCCCTCGCCGGCGATCTCCGCCTCGGCCTGGCGCATGGACTCCCTGCGCGCCGCGCTCCCCGCGCTCCGCTCCTCCCCGTCGGCGGCCGTCCGGCCTCGCAGGCAggcggcctccgccgccccgTTCCTCCGGAGCTCCTTCGTCTccacctcctccgcctcgtcctccgTCTCCCCCGCCCCGATGTCCTCCGCGGCCTCGGCGTCCCTCGCCTTCTCGTACACCTCCTCGTTCTCCGGTGAGACCTCCTGGTTTTCCGGCCCTTATGTTTGAGCCCGAGTGTGGCCGTAAATGCTGTTTATTTACACACAGTTTCAGTTTGGACGCTCGAGTGTCACAAATGCTAAAATTCACCAGCCGCCAATCCAAAATATTCTTGAATTGGACAAGCTGCATATTCATTCTCCGTGGCCACCTGGGTTCCATATTGTAGTATCAACTGAGGGGCACATCATTTATGTATTTGTTGCTGATGACCTTTCAGATGGTCTGTACCTTTAGAATTGGGTTTCAGTGTTCAAGGATGCTCAACTCATTAAATCCTTTCAGATGGTCTGTACCTTGACAATTTCCCTGATCTTTTGTACTAACAGCATTTATCCTATTACCAATTTCGTTACTCGTGTCATATGTGTAGTGGAGCATACGTTGGCAATTTGTTTGGCAGTTACAAATAGGAGATAACAATGAACCAAACAGATGGCAAATTGGGTacttattttgaagaaatatgtGCCATTTCTCATTTCTGCCACCAACAGATTCCTCAAcacttgcacccattgtattatAGCTCTGTTCCTTCCACTTTCTTCATCTGTTTAATAGCGATGATGCTGGAATGCATTGTGGTGTTTCAAATTGGGATGCTGCCATTTTATCCCTTGTGATCATGAGCAGGGAAAAAAAGCATAATGAATATAAACTGGTATAGCTGTATTTTGAAAACGTGTTTAACATGGATTTGTGGAATCGGAAGGGCAGAGGAGCTATGAATGGTGAAAAACAGCTAACTTGTCGTCCCATGCATAATTGTTTATCTTGCTGATTAAGCGAACAAATATTATTATGTAGAGAAAAAAAGGTTTTATCACCTTACATTTGCCGAAAAGCTAGTTTTCCTTAGTATGTCAAATATCACCTTACTGATTGAGCACACCATACAAATCTCAAACGATGCAAGTAATATcctgaagaaattaaaaactctGTTGTTGCATGCCAAATATGTCAGATCAGTCTAAAAGGTCTTGAGCCAGTCATGCTAAAGATAGGATTAGGATGTTTTTTGAGACTTTCCTATGAATTCCACAATGAACTCATTCACTGACCTTTCTCAAAATATTGCAGTGGAATCAAGCTTTGCTCACCGACTGTTTGGCATTGATGTCCGTGGAAGGATATTGGCGATGAGGCACGGGAAGCGCATTCCTAGGCTCAACAGGCCTGCAGATCAGCGGAAAGCACTCCTGCGTGGGCTGACCACACAACTGCTGAAGCACGGG
This genomic window contains:
- the LOC141022184 gene encoding uncharacterized protein, giving the protein MAAMHESTPALLVLFLSLMLLSTPSSARHMTRDPAPVILPPPDMPGDPLPVIPSPPPHMAPPTKEGGWEGIMMALRPVPSGPDPIHHCPPAPAPCRPPPSTEEARKGAMVAPRPVPSGPNPIHHRPPHRPPPSMEEMREGVMVAPMPIPSGPDPIHHCPPASAPCMPPLSTDEARKGVMVAPKPVPSGPDPIHHRPPTPAPHKPPPSTEEAREGVMVAPRPVPSGPNPIHHFPAPAPQPHHHYRCHAPPPASTEEAREGDVMAPRPVPSGSNFIHNQPTLALQPNHHRRRKAPPPASMEEAREGDNMSPWRPLPVSGPNPNHNHHAKAPAPPHE
- the LOC109760244 gene encoding large ribosomal subunit protein bL17c, with product MAAFASTSPSPAISASAWRMDSLRAALPALRSSPSAAVRPRRQAASAAPFLRSSFVSTSSASSSVSPAPMSSAASASLAFSYTSSFSVESSFAHRLFGIDVRGRILAMRHGKRIPRLNRPADQRKALLRGLTTQLLKHGRIKTTKPRAKAMRKWVDKMITMAKDGSLHKRRQALGYIYEKHIVHALFAEVPDRYGERNGGYTRIIPTFPRRGDNAPMAYIELV